The following are encoded in a window of Apis mellifera strain DH4 linkage group LG10, Amel_HAv3.1, whole genome shotgun sequence genomic DNA:
- the LOC726488 gene encoding ubiquitin carboxyl-terminal hydrolase 10, with protein sequence MDLAMDIQNELDFQFLDLHDLNDNDKNHLINILKSNVTNNTLKLPWDTVEANNDTNASITEIPQLHNQWYHNVPPPPSYAQQIVCSDWQGPAMYPVPTDAHIQPFMPAMTYSHPGYNLGGEIHDVNCNRETNRRNNRGRGIKRDNFNRGISTANEMQPGYMGEQGQFHPPLSFVVMYPDQTQQQQFSGHVHYPPLAIYQPNIHTHTSTHPHTQPTYGYSPYHHPSGNIRCVRQAAPILSQSTQECTKVQTTKSHEKRVQNVYTPVKQPFHQVNEEDNSSQTNIVTTVITVNNSKVEQCTNNVDENIINRKNSTTNGKVPPVNVKIEHNIVSTVNEKCNGAEKNDVPCVNINSSIEVKQNGETDKEYKNETVSSIKTTVVKTLSKPISKNESEINKEDSKKCIQDEIVIKTPSNSSNAISTPATSLPTLSTVSWASILKKGSAETQSNPLNYKPTARINPLLITENNATPKIIQSIEKDQSNTTLFINENISSNLQNIENENKKSQTESLQNHYNDPIAFRMGEFLLNYQMDKQTVSLLPRGLTNRSNYCYINSILQALLACPPFYNLLMALPHSKNPSKMSSTPLIDNMIKFVHEFTPLSDGARLARKDRANKRGEDIVVDIQSGVAFEPFYVYTMLKNTSAAGVFSVEGRQEDAEEFLSCLLNGINDEMLELIKLVNNDQNVTNNIESNINYNNGEEEWKVMGPKNKGSITRCTEFGRTPLSDIFRGQLRSRVSRAGEQPTDNVQPFFTLQLDIEKAESVKGALEILVGKDQLEGMTCSKTKQQIEAWKQVTLEELPVILILHLKWFDYKLDGCSKIVKSVEFPIDLKLDSKFLSPNAIKKLNPKQKHYKLFAVTYHDGKEATKGHYVTDAFHVGYGGWVRYDDSSLKGISESNVLKPTPPRVPYLLYYRRCDTIGNNQSNSGKIR encoded by the exons ATGGATTTAGCTATGGATATTCAAAATGag cttgatttccaatttttagatttacatgatttaaatgataatgataagaatcatttaataaacattttaaaatctaatgttactaataatactttaaaattaccATGGGATACAGTTGAAGCTAATAATGATACGAATGCTTCCATAACAGAAATTCCACAACTTCATAATCAATGGTATCATAatg tgCCACCACCGCCCTCATATGCACAGCAAATAGTATGTAGCGATTGGCAAGGACCAGCAATGTATCCTGTTCCAACAGATGCTCATATACAACCATTTATGCCTGCAATGACTTATTCTCATCCTGGATATAATCTTGGAGGTGAGATTCATGATGTTAACTGTAATAGAGAAActaatagaagaaataatagaggaagaggaataaaaagagataattttaatcgtggaATAAGTACTGCAAATGAAATGCAACCAGGATATATGGGAGAACAAGGACAATTTCATCCTCCTTTATCTTTTGTTGTTATGTATCCAGATCAAACACAACAACAGCAATTTTCTGGTCATGTTCATTATCCTCCATTAGCTATATATCAACCAAATATTCATACACATACAAGCACACATCCTCATACACAACCTACTTATGGATATTCTCCATATCATCATCCTTCAGGAAATATAAGATGTGTTCGACAAGCAGCACCTATACTTTCTCAATCTACTCAAGAATGTACAAAAGTACAAACCACAAAATCTCATGAGAAACGAGTGCAAAATGTTTATACGCCTGTCAAACAACCTTTTCATCAAGTAAATGAAGAAGATAATTCTTCGCAGACCAATATAGTTACTACAGTAATAACtgtaaataatagtaaagtaGAACAATGTACTAATAATGtggatgaaaatattatcaatagaaaaaattcaacCACAAATGGAAAAGTACCTCctgttaatgttaaaatagaGCATAACATTGTATCGACTGTAAATGAAAAGTGTAATGGAGCTGAGAAAAATGATGTACCAtgcgtaaatattaatagtagtATTGAAGTAAAACAAAATGGAGAAACCGataaagaatacaaaaatgaaactGTTTCTAGTATTAAAACTACTGTTGTTAAAACATTATCAAAaccaatttctaaaaatgaaagtgaaataaataaagaagattcTAAAAAATGTATCCAAGACGAAATTGTCATTAAAACACCAAGCAATTCATCTAATGCAATAAGTACTCCTGCTACATCATTACCAACTTTATCTACTGTATCTTGGgctagtattttaaaaaaaggaagcgcAGAAACACAATCAAATCCATTAAATTACAAACCAACAGCACGCATTAATCCTCTATTGATTACAGAAAACAATGCAACaccaaaaattatacaatcaaTAGAAAAAGATCAATCTAAtacaacattatttataaatgaaaatatatcatccaatttacaaaatattgaaaatgaaaataaaaagtcaCAAACAGAATCTTTACAGAATCATTACAATGATCCTATTGCTTTTCGAATGGGtg aatttttactaaattatCAAATGGATAAACAAACTGTCAGTTTATTACCTAGAGGACTAACAAATCGtagtaattattgttatattaatagtatattgCAAGCTTTGCTTGCTTGTCCACCtttttacaatcttttaaTGGCTCTACCACATTCTAAAAATCCTAGTAAAATGTCTTCCACTCCACTTATTGATAATAT GATCAAATTTGTACATGAATTTACACCTTTGTCAGATGGTGCACGTTTAGCTAGAAAAGATAGAGCAAATAAACGAGGAGAGGATATAGTAGTAGATATACAAAGTGGAGTGGCTTTTGAAcctttttatgtatatacaatgttaaaaaatacatcAGCTGCAGGTGTGTTTTCAGTAGAAGGACGACAAGAAGATGCTGAAGAATTCCTTTCGTGCCTTCTGAATGGTATCAATGATGAAATGCTTGAA cttattaaattagtaaataatgaccaaaatgtaacaaataatattgaaagtaatataaattataacaatggaGAAGAAGAATGGAAG GTTATGGGTCCAAAAAATAAAGGATCTATTACACGGTGTACTGAATTTGGAAGAACGCCATTATCCGATATATTTCGTGGACAATTGAGATCTAGAGTATCAAGGGCAGGAGAGCAACCAACCGATAATGTCCAACCTTTTTTTACGTTACAGCTTGATATTGAA aaagcaGAATCCGTTAAAGGTGCATTAGAAATTCTTGTTGGAAAAGATCAATTAGAAGGAATGACATGTAGTAAAACGAAACAACAAATAGAAGCTTGGAAACAAGTTACTTTAGAAGAATTACCTGTCAttcttatattacatttaaaatggtTTGATTACAAACTTGATGGTTGctcaaaaattgtgaaaagtgTAGAATTtccaattgatttaaaattggataGCA AATTCCTGTCACCAaatgctataaaaaaattaaatcccaagcaaaaacattataaattatttgcagTTACTTATCATGATGGGAAAGAGGCAACAAAAGGTCATTATGTTACAGATGCTTTTCATGTTGGATATGGTGGTTGGGTCAGGTATGATGATAGTTCATTAAAAGGTATTTCTGAAAGTAATGTATTAAAACCTACACCTCCGAGAgttccatatttattatattatcgacgATGTGACACTATTGGaaataatcaatcaaataGTGGTAAAATacgttaa